The window TACCCGCCTTTGGTTTACCTTTAATTAATGAAACTGTTTCAGAAATTGTGCATTATATCTGACGTCGATCAAAAATATgtcggtaaaaatttgatctaaACTATAGGTTACGGTCTGGGCACTGCCTCGCGTGGAAGATGTTCCAGTTCTGACTTGCTCAATCCATCCTACAGCTGAAAAGGAGGAAGAAGGAACTGCCAGAGCATTGACACcaactaaaaatatttcagcacCAGTAACAACCTCCAATCCTGAGGCTCTTGTTCTTCCAAGTAATTatgaaacgaaacaaaatttttatgtccTGTATAAACCTGTGCTTTTTTACCACGAGGTCAAAAGgtcaaaaaaatgtcaaaaggcCCTCAAGTAATCAGCAAATTCGTTATATTTACTTTTGTCACCTATacgttttttaataattacagTGAACCGATTGTGAAAGCAGAGTTTTATAGACATTCATTCACCTCAATCTACTGtggtttcaattatttattaaaatttgtttttctttttcacaaattatttGCTAACGACTCTATTTCTGATGTACATCTGATTTAATCCAATTTCGTACAGCTTTGGTAGATGATAGACTCCAGACTCCTTGCAATGAGCCAGGGAAACATCACTGCCGCTGCGAGGATGAAGATGGCTCCCCGCCTTCGCCATCTCTGAAAACTAACACTGAACGTAAACGGCGCAGATCGCTACCACGTGGCCCTGATTTCATCTCAAATGCGAGTGCTCACAACTCTGTAAATTCTACCTCTGGTCTACCGTCAGTTTGCGAATTATTAACAGAAGAGCCTGAGATCAGAATCTATAGCAATAGCGGCTTGGATGATGTCGATTTGAATTACAACAATACGCGATATTTAGAAAACCGAAGCTCTCGAACTGCAAACAATAATGCAGATTGTAGAATTCATCAGTCACGAAGTATGGGTACTGGATTTTCGAGTGACAAGCAAGTGAGCAAAGTGAGCAATCACTTGGATAATCAGATGCAGAGAAGCGGTTGTGACAATCGAATCGCGATTTCAGGAGAAACTCTAACCTCGTGGCTGAGTATCGAGGAACCGGAAAGCAATGCTGAAAAACGTTATAAATGCAGCGTGGGACTACCTATGGATATTGATACTTGTAAATCACCTTGTGATAGTAAAATTTTGAGTCTTCGACGCGAGAAATCtccaaaatttaataaaaaagattACCTCATTCGTTGGGGAAAATGTGTTGAGAATTTTGAGAGTGAACAAATGTTGTTAAAAAAGATCGAGAATGAAAAATCGCTAAAGTCAAGTTCGTCGTCAGTGACAGATCATCATAATGCAATGGGGAATATAAACTGGACAACGAGTACAATCAGTGGAAAAGAAACAGAGTGTGGTCAGAATCGGAAAGAAATGTCACCACTAGATGCCCTTGATACACTGCCAATTATTCATAGCAAAGCTAACTTTGTCGTCAATCCTTTTAGTCAGAGTAGCCCCTTTCACAAATCAAATCCTGGACCTTCATCGTATAGTCATGACAATCAATCGAAATTAGGAACACCTTTTACGACGTATTCGTCGGATCAGGCCTTCCTTAGTCAATTGGCTGGAGATAAAGAATTGATGGATGGGTCTCTAGTCCGTAATGTGCGTAGTGAGAATCCGCAGGAAGGTACGATCGATCAACAAGCATCTGTATCTAATAACGACTTGGTGCAGTTGATGTCAAATCTTAAATGTTCAGAAGAAATGGAGAAGATGAAAGACAGCAGTGGAATCTTCGATTGGATAAGTAAAGTACCAAGCCGGGTATTGAATGTGGCAACTAACAATGGACTTACAAATTACAAGTCTAAAATAAATGAGGTTCCAACAGAGGAATATAAGAACACAAATCAAGTCAAGTCAAAGTTAAATTCTAATCTGGAGCTTAGTCAATGGGAATTTGACGAAGTGTTAGCTGTACTGCGTGCGCGAACTCCAGCAGGGCGGCGACGTACTCCAGTACGTACGATAAAAAGGCGCGACAAGGTTGAAAACCAATCAGACGATGCCATTTTTGCACAACAATCTTATCTCGAGAAGACACAAGCAGATATAAATTTGCTTCGGTATCCAATATACAACAACGTTTGCAGGGCTGTAACGGCAGACGAATTAAGAAACTTCAAACCTCATATTGTTGGTAATAATCGAAGTGCTGCTGTTCACCAGGAAAAACGTgcaaacgtgaaaaaaatctttcaccCCCGCGAATTAGTGCAGCCTGAATGTGTAAGACGCTCGTCCCAAATCTACGATGAAAAACTCAAGAGTGAAGTTACTGACGAAAGGAAACATTACCACGGAAAGCACGAAAAAGTGGATGCTAAGCCTGTCGAATGTTTTTATAACGTGACCAACAAAGCAGACGTTTTATTAGGAGCCATATTAAGGACTAGCAATGATTCACGGAAAGTTATTTCCGATATATCAAACGGAGCTCGGCCAAGAACCGTTTTCTCCGCTCAAAACTGTGATAGTAGAAGTGATGTTCACATAGCAAATGATAAAATACAGAAAGATGTTGATGTGAAATCTTACAAAGACGAGGGGTCGCTTCCTTTGTTGTTAAACAAACGAATAAGCCTATTCAAGCAGCTATTTTCAAAGGAACAGACCAAACAGAATTCGGAAACGTTGTCATCGCAAAGTTATTACGACAACTACGCCATAAGTTCTGACCAGTCTCTAAATAACCCCCAGTTTCACCCCCTGCGTGAATTCAACCTACAGCCGAAAAAATCCAAAGGAAATAAAGTCAAGAGGAGGATTGATTTCTCAAATCCATCCGAATTTGCCCATGGGTCTGATAAACAGAACGAATCTCTTGAAGTTGGTAATACTGCGTGTCTTAGTACAAATAGCTTATATCAAAACCCTCCCTGTCCTGGGACAAATACcgaattgcaaaataattttcctgACCTAACAAAGAAGCAGAGTTTGACTGTactcgaagaagaaaaaacgggAGGAAGAGATGGGTATATTTCTCACAATCCAATTAAACATAGTACAAATCTGAGGTTGCAAATCGGATGTGAAGGAATACCGTTTCGCATGCAAAACAATTCTCTTGGCCACGCAGGAACCGACAAAAAATGCAGTTCAGATACAGTTcgaaatgattattttcaaaaacacaTCTCTCCAGAACAGATGAACTGTTATGCAATCGCGATGCAGCAGCATCAGAGCCATGCAGATATGGAAAATAGTGATACTTCAGACAAAGGTGTACCTTCAGCCATTGAACAAGAACGATTTAGACGATCTCTTGGGAATGCTGCTTCCATGGTTTTTCACAGTCGAACCGGATTGCCCCTGACTTCCAGCCCGGCACCTCTACGGAGAGGAAGCTGCTGCTTTGATTATGACAGTAGCCTGAACTCTGTCTCGTCAAAACGAAGGTATTTACTCATTTAGCTTCTCACAATCA is drawn from Neodiprion fabricii isolate iyNeoFabr1 chromosome 3, iyNeoFabr1.1, whole genome shotgun sequence and contains these coding sequences:
- the LOC124177488 gene encoding uncharacterized protein LOC124177488 isoform X2; this encodes MHCLGAVSGGSTSPQRAGNCGSVLGMVRALGVLVSEGRVQGPPRGYMEGPHCAAPLQPVTNNHVCEKDNYLCDRYVILVREITDRVTTYSYLCVEVLLCTDCPCGLAKATYKDPVLPIPYISMTPWQQSSEMLLEYWCISVVPSKGPEMMNNQSLYQAVRSRLHFSQVAAWWSRSKGAAPSYITTRIVSFSEDNLRKFRETPSEHTFPLAACGDGNSIKVTVWALPRVEDVPVLTCSIHPTAEKEEEGTARALTPTKNISAPVTTSNPEALVLPTLVDDRLQTPCNEPGKHHCRCEDEDGSPPSPSLKTNTERKRRRSLPRGPDFISNASAHNSVNSTSGLPSVCELLTEEPEIRIYSNSGLDDVDLNYNNTRYLENRSSRTANNNADCRIHQSRSMGTGFSSDKQVSKVSNHLDNQMQRSGCDNRIAISGETLTSWLSIEEPESNAEKRYKCSVGLPMDIDTCKSPCDSKILSLRREKSPKFNKKDYLIRWGKCVENFESEQMLLKKIENEKSLKSSSSSVTDHHNAMGNINWTTSTISGKETECGQNRKEMSPLDALDTLPIIHSKANFVVNPFSQSSPFHKSNPGPSSYSHDNQSKLGTPFTTYSSDQAFLSQLAGDKELMDGSLVRNVRSENPQEGTIDQQASVSNNDLVQLMSNLKCSEEMEKMKDSSGIFDWISKVPSRVLNVATNNGLTNYKSKINEVPTEEYKNTNQVKSKLNSNLELSQWEFDEVLAVLRARTPAGRRRTPVRTIKRRDKVENQSDDAIFAQQSYLEKTQADINLLRYPIYNNVCRAVTADELRNFKPHIVGNNRSAAVHQEKRANVKKLKSEVTDERKHYHGKHEKVDAKPVECFYNVTNKADVLLGAILRTSNDSRKVISDISNGARPRTVFSAQNCDSRSDVHIANDKIQKDVDVKSYKDEGSLPLLLNKRISLFKQLFSKEQTKQNSETLSSQSYYDNYAISSDQSLNNPQFHPLREFNLQPKKSKGNKVKRRIDFSNPSEFAHGSDKQNESLEVGNTACLSTNSLYQNPPCPGTNTELQNNFPDLTKKQSLTVLEEEKTGGRDGYISHNPIKHSTNLRLQIGCEGIPFRMQNNSLGHAGTDKKCSSDTVRNDYFQKHISPEQMNCYAIAMQQHQSHADMENSDTSDKGVPSAIEQERFRRSLGNAASMVFHSRTGLPLTSSPAPLRRGSCCFDYDSSLNSVSSKRSALFELNTPPSPGAVSLEEGDREAENTLEGEEISKRRTTTRGLPHSHALLGSFEESALNGRLEPVSTVHGFTAELGASGSFCPKHRKLPVTVFFYTLGDNDKVSTPYLAHINLGKKGYQVPRSGTIQVTLLNPLGTVVKMFVVMYDLSDMPSRSHTFLRQRTLRDKTLRYLIHLRFMSGKSGRIYLHTDIRMIICRKSDVDTASDFGAEPPKELRSFVHGPTNPKFSPRC
- the LOC124177488 gene encoding uncharacterized protein LOC124177488 isoform X3 — translated: MTPWQQSSEMLLEYWCISVVPSKGPEMMNNQSLYQAVRSRLHFSQVAAWWSRSKGAAPSYITTRIVSFSEDNLRKFRETPSEHTFPLAACGDGNSIKVTVWALPRVEDVPVLTCSIHPTAEKEEEGTARALTPTKNISAPVTTSNPEALVLPTLVDDRLQTPCNEPGKHHCRCEDEDGSPPSPSLKTNTERKRRRSLPRGPDFISNASAHNSVNSTSGLPSVCELLTEEPEIRIYSNSGLDDVDLNYNNTRYLENRSSRTANNNADCRIHQSRSMGTGFSSDKQVSKVSNHLDNQMQRSGCDNRIAISGETLTSWLSIEEPESNAEKRYKCSVGLPMDIDTCKSPCDSKILSLRREKSPKFNKKDYLIRWGKCVENFESEQMLLKKIENEKSLKSSSSSVTDHHNAMGNINWTTSTISGKETECGQNRKEMSPLDALDTLPIIHSKANFVVNPFSQSSPFHKSNPGPSSYSHDNQSKLGTPFTTYSSDQAFLSQLAGDKELMDGSLVRNVRSENPQEGTIDQQASVSNNDLVQLMSNLKCSEEMEKMKDSSGIFDWISKVPSRVLNVATNNGLTNYKSKINEVPTEEYKNTNQVKSKLNSNLELSQWEFDEVLAVLRARTPAGRRRTPVRTIKRRDKVENQSDDAIFAQQSYLEKTQADINLLRYPIYNNVCRAVTADELRNFKPHIVGNNRSAAVHQEKRANVKKIFHPRELVQPECVRRSSQIYDEKLKSEVTDERKHYHGKHEKVDAKPVECFYNVTNKADVLLGAILRTSNDSRKVISDISNGARPRTVFSAQNCDSRSDVHIANDKIQKDVDVKSYKDEGSLPLLLNKRISLFKQLFSKEQTKQNSETLSSQSYYDNYAISSDQSLNNPQFHPLREFNLQPKKSKGNKVKRRIDFSNPSEFAHGSDKQNESLEVGNTACLSTNSLYQNPPCPGTNTELQNNFPDLTKKQSLTVLEEEKTGGRDGYISHNPIKHSTNLRLQIGCEGIPFRMQNNSLGHAGTDKKCSSDTVRNDYFQKHISPEQMNCYAIAMQQHQSHADMENSDTSDKGVPSAIEQERFRRSLGNAASMVFHSRTGLPLTSSPAPLRRGSCCFDYDSSLNSVSSKRSALFELNTPPSPGAVSLEEGDREAENTLEGEEISKRRTTTRGLPHSHALLGSFEESALNGRLEPVSTVHGFTAELGASGSFCPKHRKLPVTVFFYTLGDNDKVSTPYLAHINLGKKGYQVPRSGTIQVTLLNPLGTVVKMFVVMYDLSDMPSRSHTFLRQRTLRDKTLRYLIHLRFMSGKSGRIYLHTDIRMIICRKSDVDTASDFGAEPPKELRSFVHGPTNPKFSPRC
- the LOC124177488 gene encoding uncharacterized protein LOC124177488 isoform X1; this translates as MHCLGAVSGGSTSPQRAGNCGSVLGMVRALGVLVSEGRVQGPPRGYMEGPHCAAPLQPVTNNHVCEKDNYLCDRYVILVREITDRVTTYSYLCVEVLLCTDCPCGLAKATYKDPVLPIPYISMTPWQQSSEMLLEYWCISVVPSKGPEMMNNQSLYQAVRSRLHFSQVAAWWSRSKGAAPSYITTRIVSFSEDNLRKFRETPSEHTFPLAACGDGNSIKVTVWALPRVEDVPVLTCSIHPTAEKEEEGTARALTPTKNISAPVTTSNPEALVLPTLVDDRLQTPCNEPGKHHCRCEDEDGSPPSPSLKTNTERKRRRSLPRGPDFISNASAHNSVNSTSGLPSVCELLTEEPEIRIYSNSGLDDVDLNYNNTRYLENRSSRTANNNADCRIHQSRSMGTGFSSDKQVSKVSNHLDNQMQRSGCDNRIAISGETLTSWLSIEEPESNAEKRYKCSVGLPMDIDTCKSPCDSKILSLRREKSPKFNKKDYLIRWGKCVENFESEQMLLKKIENEKSLKSSSSSVTDHHNAMGNINWTTSTISGKETECGQNRKEMSPLDALDTLPIIHSKANFVVNPFSQSSPFHKSNPGPSSYSHDNQSKLGTPFTTYSSDQAFLSQLAGDKELMDGSLVRNVRSENPQEGTIDQQASVSNNDLVQLMSNLKCSEEMEKMKDSSGIFDWISKVPSRVLNVATNNGLTNYKSKINEVPTEEYKNTNQVKSKLNSNLELSQWEFDEVLAVLRARTPAGRRRTPVRTIKRRDKVENQSDDAIFAQQSYLEKTQADINLLRYPIYNNVCRAVTADELRNFKPHIVGNNRSAAVHQEKRANVKKIFHPRELVQPECVRRSSQIYDEKLKSEVTDERKHYHGKHEKVDAKPVECFYNVTNKADVLLGAILRTSNDSRKVISDISNGARPRTVFSAQNCDSRSDVHIANDKIQKDVDVKSYKDEGSLPLLLNKRISLFKQLFSKEQTKQNSETLSSQSYYDNYAISSDQSLNNPQFHPLREFNLQPKKSKGNKVKRRIDFSNPSEFAHGSDKQNESLEVGNTACLSTNSLYQNPPCPGTNTELQNNFPDLTKKQSLTVLEEEKTGGRDGYISHNPIKHSTNLRLQIGCEGIPFRMQNNSLGHAGTDKKCSSDTVRNDYFQKHISPEQMNCYAIAMQQHQSHADMENSDTSDKGVPSAIEQERFRRSLGNAASMVFHSRTGLPLTSSPAPLRRGSCCFDYDSSLNSVSSKRSALFELNTPPSPGAVSLEEGDREAENTLEGEEISKRRTTTRGLPHSHALLGSFEESALNGRLEPVSTVHGFTAELGASGSFCPKHRKLPVTVFFYTLGDNDKVSTPYLAHINLGKKGYQVPRSGTIQVTLLNPLGTVVKMFVVMYDLSDMPSRSHTFLRQRTLRDKTLRYLIHLRFMSGKSGRIYLHTDIRMIICRKSDVDTASDFGAEPPKELRSFVHGPTNPKFSPRC